Genomic segment of Apium graveolens cultivar Ventura chromosome 7, ASM990537v1, whole genome shotgun sequence:
aatgacaaatcaaataaaatttcaTCTATGTTTCAATGATCAAATTATCACGAACCCTGTTACTTTCGATAAAACCTTTGCATTTTTTAATTAAACGAATGTATTATTCAACATAAATATAATGTTAAATAGTAAATTATCATTTTGTACCTTAATATTTCTTCTAATTAGACATTTATCATTCTTATTTAAGGACAAAAAAATCTTATTTAAATTTGTTAAATATCGTTTATTAACAAAACATCAGCTAAATTATAGAAAAAAAACCTAGCTATTTAACGGATCGGCCCATAAGCCCATTAATCATCATAACCCAATTTCTTTCCACCTTACTCTTCCCCTAAACTTTAACGCTGTGTTCTAGAAATTTTTTTtggagagaaaagaaaagaaatgtaaaAAATATATTTCTTAGCTTGTTCCCGAACAACTTTTACgaaagaaaggaaaagaaagCTACAGATTTCGGAAgaagttttctttatttttgtctCCAAAATCTTCTTCCCACTTTTGGAAAGATTAGGAGAGAAAGGAAAATTGGTTATtttctattcttttcttttctaccCTTGGTTGGGGAACACAGCCTAAATCTCACAATCTCGGCCTCCCACACTCCTTCACCTTCCTTCTCAATGCCACACCATCCTTATCTTTATGTATCTTGTTCTATTCTCAGCTTGATCAGTAACAGTGTCGAATCACAACCATAACTCTCTTCAATTTCAAGCAAacaaaaatgaatttaaaaataCACCGAGTCCAATTAGTGGTCCTAGATTCGAGAAACAAGGAAGCTATTCGATTACAAGTTCTTCGATTTTGGGAGTGATTATGAATATTGAGGTCTGTGTTTACGGCTATAATCTTGTTTTGGTGttgttttttatttattttataaactaaTACCTATTACTCTTTTTATATTCTGTTCAATTTGATAATTAGGttttataattatttgaattTGATATCGGATAATGTGATGTTTGTATTGGATCTATGATTTTAGGATTACGGAAAGTGTAGTCGTACTGATAAATGTTGCGTGGTTGCAAGCATGGTGTGCTAGTTCATTTTTTGTCAGTGTTAATGATGAAGAGTCTAATTAATTACCAATGCTTGTTTTGGTTGGACATAATAGCTTTTAGAAAAAACTTGCTTTTGTGACACTGATAAACCCATCTTACTCACTCTCAGTTACATGTGTTGGATTAATCTTAAACATTTGTCTTTTATTTGTTTTGAATAAATGTAGTAGAATCAGTCTTTGTCACTCCATGTAGTGGCTAGTTTGTAGGAGTTTGATTTGGTCAGGATAGTTGAAGTAGTGGTagcagtaagtcctgatttctaGGAGAGTAGTTTCTTTGTTTTGCAGTATATGTACTTCATTCTATTGCCAATAAAAATGACGTTTTTTTTCTGGCAAACTTAGTCTGTTAACTTATGCATTGTTTGTAGTCTGTTTACACTCTAGTACGCAGGTTTTTAACaagaattggtatcagagctttgtTAGTTCTCTGTGAAAGCCTAAAATGTCAGCGACGGATGTCAAAGGGAAGGTAGGTGGAGGCTTGATAGGTTTGAGCTATCCACTGCTGAGCAAGACTAAAGGTGTATCTACAAGCACAGGGAGTCTGGGGAGCCGTAAAACCAAGCGACGAGAAGGCAGTCATTGAAGATAAGGTGGACAAAATTGCTTTGGCTATGTTATATCAAGGACTTCCTGAAGAACTTTTGCTGACCATTGCAGAGAAGAGTACGGCAAAGGGAGCTTGGGATGCTCTCAAAACCATGTGTCATGGAGCCGATCGTTTCAAGAAAGCAAAGGTTCAAACATTGAAGTCAGAGTTTGAATCTTTGAATATGAGAGCGAATGAACAGCTAGATGAGTTCTGTCTGAAATTGAATAGTCTTGTCTCCAACATGCGAGCGTTAGGAGAAGAGGTAAAAGAATCCTATGTGGTGAAGAAATTGCTTCGTGCTGTACCATACAAATTTCTCCAAATTGTATCCACATTGGAACAATTTGGCGATTTGGAAACGTTATTTGTGGAGGAAGTTGTGGGTTCTCTGAAAGCGCATGAAGAAAGGATGTGAGGCAGTGGAAAAGGAGAACTTGGTGATGGGCAACTAATGCTTACAGACGAGGAATGGGCAAAGCGTGAAGGAAGTGAAGGAAAACTACTTCTCACTCTTGAAGATTGGCTGAAGAAGAACAAACAAAAGGCGAAAGGAGGTCGAGATAAAAGCCATTTCAAGTGTTACAACTGCTCGGGATATGGACATTTCGCAGCAGATTGTAAGAAACCTCGACGTTCCAGGGAGTTCAGGGAGGAATCGAATATGGTCAAATGTGATGATGATGAACCGGCCCTGCTCTTAGCCAAGTGTTCAGACGAAGGTCCAAAGATCACTCAACTGAAGGAAGTTAATGTTGTGCCTTCCCAGATGTGCAAAGTACAAGACAACTCCAATGTCTGGTACTTAGACAATGGTGCATCCAGTCATATGACAGGATTTAAGTGAAAATTCACTCAACTGGATGAACGAGTGAATGGAGAAGTGAGCTTTGGGGATGGGTCCAAGGTAAAGATCGAAGGGATGGGAACAGTAACATTCGAGTGCAAGAATGGCGAGCTTCGATCTCTGGAGGGAGTGTACTACATACCAACCCTTCGCAATAATATAATCAGTCTTGGACAGCATACTGAAAAGGGCAATCGAATTGCAATAAAGGGAGACTGGCTCTGGGTCTACGACACACAAGACATACTTCTAATGAAGGTACGAAAATCCCCTAACAGACTTTATAAAATACTACTCAATAGTCCAAAGGATTTGTGTTTATTGTCAAAGAAGGAAGAGATGTCCTCACTGTGGCATAACCGCTTGGGTCATGTAAACTATCATGCACTCTCTCTGATGTCCAAAGAAAGGATGGTTGAAGGAATGGCAAAGATTGTTCAAACAGAGGAAATATGTTCAGGGTGCTTGATCTCAAAACAGGCACCAAAGAAATTCCCGTCCAAGTCACAGTTCCTTTGTGGACCTATCCTCGAGCTGATACACGGAGACCTTTGTGGACCTATCCTTCCTGAAACGGCTTCAGGAAAGAGGTATTTTTTCTTGCTTGTGGACGATTTTAGTAGATATAtgtgggtgtatttcttgcataacAAAAGTGAAGCTTTGAATGCATTTAAGATTTTTTGTTCTCTGGTTGAGAGAGGACCATCAAAGAAAGTCAGGGTACTTCAAACAGATCGGTGTGGGGAATTTATGTCCAAGGAATTCAATGATTATTGCGGAAAAACAGGGATTAAGAGGCACTTTACagctccatatactccacagcagaatggcgTCATCGAACGACGAAATCGCACAGTAGTGGAGATGTCTAGGAGCTGTCTAAAGGACATGAAACTCCCTTCTTTCTTGTGGGGTGAAGCGGTCAGGCACTCTATCTATTTGTTGAATAGATTTCCAACTAGAGCTTTATCAGGTGGGACTCCTTATGAAGCATGGAATGAGAAGAAGCCTCACATTGGCTACATCCGTGTCTTTGGATGTGTGGCACATATAAAGATTCCAAGCCAACAGTTAAAAAAACTTGATGACAGGAGCAAGCAAGTCATTCACTTAGGAAAGGACCCTGGAACCAAAGCATACCGTTTGTTGGATCCACATACCAACAAAATTCATGTTAGCAGAGATGTTATGTTCGAGGAGGACAAAGCATTGATGTGGGATGAATTAGAGTGTACTAATGACACCTGCAAAGAAGGCTTCAGTGTTGAAGGGTTTCCAGGACCAGTTGAAAGTGATGAAGAAACTGAAGTAAATGAAGAAGAGGACATAAATAGTGAAGGCTCTGAAACTCTCGACAGTCCAGGTGACACACAAGGTGGAGAAAGTAGTCGCACAGCAGCTTCGCCCTCTTCAGAATTAATTCAACACTCAAGTTATAATCTTGAATCTGAGAATTATGACGACAGTGTCGAGCCAAAGAGGAGCAAGAAACTCTTTGATATTTACAACGAGACAGAAGAAACTCAGCTGGAGGAGGAATTGTACCTTATGGGAGTCAAGGAACCTGTAAACTTCAAACAGGCTGTTAAAAAGAAAGAGTGGAAGGAAGCCATGGAACGCGAAATGAACTCGATCGAAGAGAATAAAACCTGGAGGCTTACAGAACCAC
This window contains:
- the LOC141674774 gene encoding uncharacterized protein LOC141674774 → MSATDVKGKGVWGAVKPSDEKAVIEDKVDKIALAMLYQGLPEELLLTIAEKSTAKGAWDALKTMCHGADRFKKAKVQTLKSEFESLNMRANEQLDEFCLKLNSLVSNMRALGEEVKESYVVKKLLRAVPYKFLQIVSTLEQFGDLETLFVEEVVGSLKAHEERM